The Naumannella cuiyingiana DNA window GCCGGACGGCCGGCTGCTCACCCCGGAGGTGCTGGCCGACTCGCTGAACCGCGCGCCGATCACCGACATCGCCGTGGTCGCCAGCGACGACACCCGCGTCCAGGTGGACTACAGGCTCGGGGGCGAGCCGGTCTCCGGCGTCTTCGATGTCGCCAAGATCGATGGTCGCTGGACCATGCCGCAGGCCTGGGCGACGCTGGAGTCACCCGAGGCCGACCTGAACATGCCGTTCCTGATCAACGGCGCCCGGCTCGACGGACCGGGCAACTACCCGATCTTCCCCGGCTCCTACCTGGTCACCTCGACGACCGACGCGCTGCAGATCGATCATCGTTTCCGGGTCACCGACAATCGTCCTGATCAACGCCTCGGCCAGGTGCCACTGGCGCTGACCGAAGCGGGACGGCGCGACGCGCTGGTGCAGATCCGCAAGGGCATCGACCGCTGCATCGGCAGCAACGAGTTGAAGCCGAAGAACTGCCCGTACGCGATGAAGGACACCACCACCAGCGGCCAGGAGATCATCCCGGACTCCGTGCGGACCGAGCTCACCAACGATCCGCTGAAGGGTGTCCAGGTACGCACGGAGGACGGCGCACCGGTGGCCCTGGCCGATCTGACGATCACCTACACCCTGGACGGCAGCGTCCGCGACTCCGGCGAGGAGATCCCGTTGGACACGCAGGACTTCACGGTGGAGACGACGGCGATCGTCAGCTACGACCAGGACCCGCCGAGCATCGGCTGGACGAACCGCTGAGTCTGCCCGCGAGACGCGCTAGCCTCGACCGGTGACTTCCGAGCTGCTCGCCCACACCGACGAGGCGACCCGACCCCAGGACGACCTGTACCGCCACGTCAACGGGGCCTGGCTACAAACCGCCACGATCCCGGACGACAAGCCCGGCACCGGCGCCTTCATCGAGCTGCGCGACAACGCCGAGGAGGCCGTCCGCGACATCATCACCTCCCTCGGCGACCCCGGCGACCAGACCGGTACGCCGCAGCGCCGGATCGCCTCGCTCTATGCCAGCTTCGTCGACACCGACACCGTGGCAGAGCGCGGCGCCGAGCCGCTCGCGCCGCTGCTGGCGACCGCCGACGAGATCACCGACGCGACATCCCTGGCGCACTGGATGGGTTGGGCCACCCGTCGCGGGATCCGCACGCTGGTAGGGATGTCGGTGGATGCCGACCCGGGCGATCCGCAGCAGGTGATCTTGTTCCTCGGCCAGTCCGGGATCGGGTTGCCCGACGAGGAGTACTACCGCGACGACACCTATGCCGAGATCCGCGAGGCCTATACGGCCCACCTGGGCAGGATGTTCGAGCTGATCGGCAGCGACGACCCCGCTGGCGAGGCCGCGCGCGTACTGGAGCTGGAGACGGCGATCGCGGCACTGCACTGGGACAAGGTGCGCACCCGGGACCTGCGCCAGATGTACAACCCGCAGACCCGCGACGAGCTGGCCGCCGCCAGCCCCGGCCTGGACTGGGCGCAACTACTGGCGGGTGCCGAGCTCGACGACGCCGTGTTGGCCCGGGTGGTGAATGCCCAGCCGAGCTACTTCGCCGGGCTCGGTGAGCTGCTCGCGGCGACGCCGGCGCAGACCTGGCGCGCCTGGGCGCGCTGGCAGACGGCATCGGCGTTCGCGGGCTATCTCGATGATCGTTTCGTCGCCGAGGACTTCGCGTTCTACGGCACGACCCTGTCCGGTACGCCGACGCTGAAGGAGCGCTGGAAGCGCGGCGTCGACCTGGTCGAGGCCTCGATCGGCGAGGACGTCGGCAAGCTCTATGTGGACAAGCATTTCTCGCCCGCCGCCAAGGACCGGATGGACGAGCTGGTGGCGAACCTGATCGAGGCGTACCGGCAATCGATCAGCGAGCTCGACTGGATGACCGAGGACACCCGCGCGGAGGCGCTGCGCAAGCTGGACAGGTTCCGGCCCAAGATCGGCTATCCGGTGAAGTGGAAGGACTACTCGACCCTCGACCTTCGCGCCGATGATCTTGTCGGCAATGTGCTCGCGGTGGCCTCCTGGCAGCTCGATGATCAACTGGACAAGCTGACCCGGCCGACCGATCCGGACGAGTGGTTCATGACCCCGCAGACGGTGAACGCCTACTACCACCCGCTGCGCAACGAGATCGTCTTCCCGGCGGCGATCCTGCAGCCGCCGTTCTTCGATCCCGAGGCCGACGACGCGCTGAACTACGGCGGCATCGGCGCGGTGATCGGGCACGAGATCGGGCACGGCTTCGACGATCAGGGATCGACCTGCGACGGCGACGGCGCGCTGCGCAACTGGTGGACCGACGCCGACCGCGCCGCGTTCGAGGAGCGCACCGCGGCGCTGGTCGGCCAGTACGCAGAGCTCTCACCGGAGGGCGCCGATGGGCGCCCGGTGAACGGGGAGCTGACCATCGGCGAGAACATCGGCGATCTCGGCGGCCTGTCGATCGCGCACAAGGCGTGGCGCCTGAGCGGCGCCGATCCCGACGCCGAGATCGACGGCGTGCCGGCCGGCCGCCGGCTCTTCCTGAACTGGGCCGCCGTGTGGCGCTCCAAGATGCGCCCCGAGGCGGTCAAGCAGCGGCTGGCGACCGATCCGCACTCGCCGCCGGAGTTCCGGGCCAACCAGACGGTACGCAATGTCGACGCCTTCCACGAGGCGTTCGGCACCGACGGGGACGACGAGCTGTGGCTGCCGCCGGATCGCCGCGTGAAGATCTGGTGACCCGCGCGCCGGGCCGTTGGCGCTGGCTGTTGTGGCCGCTGCCGCTGATCGCCGGGGCGTACGAGGCCTCGCGCGCGGACGGCGCGAGCTGGACCCCGTGGCGGGGCGCGATGGTCGACCTGCAGGCGATCATCGGCGCCTCGGGAAGGCTGCTGTCCGGGGAGGATCTCTACGGCGGCGGCGGCGTGCCGTTCAGCATGCCGCCGGCGATGGCGCTGTTCGGCATCCCGTTCGCGATCGCCGGCCCCGAGGCGGCACAGTTGCTCTGGGTGTTGATCACCGCCGGCCTGGTGGCCGCGCTACTGGTGGCGCCGCTGTTGGCGTACCGGTCGCCGGCGTTGGCCCGCTCGGCGTGGGTGCCGCTGCTGGCCGCGCTGCTGATCACGCTCGCCGTGCCGATCCGCGACAACTTCCGCCTCGGCCAGGTGACCGTGCTGATCACCTGCCTGCTGATCGCCGATCTGGTACGCCCGCGCCCGGGTCCCCGCCTGCCGCGCGGCGTGCTGACCGGGATCGCCGCGGCGCTGGCGGTGTTTCCGGTGGTCGTCGTGATCCTGCAACTCGCCTCGCCGCGGCACCGCCGGGCCGGGCTGTTCGGCGCGACGACGGCGATCGGGATCACCCTGCTCGCCTGGCTGGCCGCGCCGGTCTCCTCGCTGCGCTATTGGTCGGCGACGCTGGCGGGCCGCCACCTCGCCGAGGGCAATGCCTACGAGCGCGAGACGAACGGCTCGCTCCCCGCGGTGCTCGCCCGGGGGCTCGGTGAGCAGCCCACCACGACCGTGCTCGGCACGGTGCTGGCGCTCGTGGTCCTCGCCGCGGCGCTGGCCGCCGGCCTCGCGCTGTGCCGCTCGGGCCGGCACCTGGCGGGGATGCTGACCGCCGGGCTGGGCGGCGTCGTGATCATGCCGCTCGCCTTTCCGCAGGCGTGGGTGATCGCGCTGCCGCTGGCGGCGATCATGCTGGTCCGCTGCGGTCCGTGGCTGTGGCAACTGGCCGCGGCCGTGCTCGGGCTGTGGGCGTGCGTGCAGCCGGCGTCGCGGGTGGGCGGTGAGCTGGTCGCGGCCGGCAGCCTGCTGCTCACGCTGGCCTGGTTCGCGGTGGTCATCGCCGGCGCCGCCGCCCAGCGCGCGGGGATGCCGCGGTGACCGCGACGGTGGATCGGGTCCGGCGGCTGCGGTTCCCGACCGCATTCGTCGTGGCGCTGCCGTGGCCGTTCCTGGCCGCGCTCGCGCTGTCGGGCGGCTGGCCGTGGAATCCGATGGCGGTCGACCTCGACGTCTATCGCCGCACCGCCGAGGACCTGCTGGCCGGAACCCCTCTGTACGCCGAGGATCCCGGCGACCTGCCGATGACCTATCCACCGTTCGCGGCGATCGCGGCACTGCCCTTGCTGATCACCGACGCCGAGACGGGCTACCTCACCTGGCCGCTGTTGAATGCGGCGCTGGCGGTGGCCGTGTTCGCCCGGATCGGCCTGCGCGGCTGGCGCGCGCCGATCGCGGCCGCGGCGGTGATCATGCTCGGCGGCCCGTATGACCAGGTGGTCTTCCTCGGCCAGGTGGGGGTCGTGCTGATGGCGATGTGCATCCTCGATCTGGCGCCCGGCCCGACCCTGGTCAGCCGGATCTGGCCGGGCCGGGAGCGACTGTTGCCGCGCGGCGTGCTGACCGGGCTGGCGGTCGCGATCAAGATGACACCGGCGCTGTTCATCGTGGCGCTGGTGCTGTTCGGACGGCGGCGGCCGGCGCTGGTCGCGACGATCACGGCCGCGGTGGCAACCGGGGTGGCAGCGCTGGTCCGGCCGGCGGATTCGTTGCTCTACTGGGGAAATCTGGCCTCGGGCGACCTGCCGCAGGAGACCGACTCGATGTACCGGCTGACCAACCAGTCGCTCGGCGCGGTGGTCGTCCGCTTCGGCGGCGACGCCGCCTGGCAGACCGCGGCGCTGGTGGCCTGCGCGATCGCCGGGGTCGCCGTGCTGGTCGCGGCCACGGCGATCGCCCGGCGCGGGGAGCTGACCTTCGCGCTGCTGCTGGTCGGCCTCGGCACCAGCCTCGCCTCCCCGGTCGCCTGGACCCACACCTTCACCTGGCTCGCGCCGCTCGCGGTGGTGGCGCTGCTCCGACCGGCACCGCTCGGCGTCCGCCTGCTGGCGGTCGGCTACTGGGGTTGGGCGACGCTGGAGCCGTTCAAGTCGATCGACGCCGGCGGCGACGCCGCGCTCGACCTGACCGGCCTGCAGCAGTTGGTGGTCGCCACCGGCCCGCTGCTGGCGCTCGCCCTGTGCGCGGCGACCCTGGACTGGGCGCACGAGCGCGCATCCGACGAGCCGGTGCCGTGACGCCGCGGGTACGCCGGCGCGAGCTCGCCGCGGTGCTGCTCGCGTTGCCCTGGCCGTTCCTGGCCGCGCTGCTGCACGCCGGCGGGTGGCCGTGGCTGCTGCAGCAGGTCGACCTGGACGTCTATCTCGCGGCCGCGGACCGGTTGGCCGCGGGCCAGCCGCTGTACTTCGATCCGCCGGGCCGGCTGCCGATGATCTATCCGCCGTTCGCGGCCGTGCTGACGCTCCCGTTGGCGGCGGCTGGCCCCGGGGCGGCGTACCTGATCTGGCCGCTGCTGAATGCCGCCCTGGCCGCCGCGGTGTTCGCCCGGATCGGCCTGCGGGCCGCGCCGGCGCTGATCGTCGCGGCGGTCGCGATCGCGCTCGGCGGCCCGCTCGCGCAGGTCTTCTTCCTCGGCCAGGTCGGGATCTTCCTGATGGCGCTGTGCGTGCTGGACCTCGCGCCGGGGCCGACCCTGCTCGCCCGGGCCGGGCGCTGGCTGCCGTTCGGGGTGCCGGACCGGCTGCTGCCGGCCGGCGTGCTGACCGGCGTCGCGGCGGCGATCAAGCTCACCCCCGCGCTGTTCGTGGTGGCGCTGGTGCTGGTGGGCCGGCGCCGGCCGGCGCTGGTGGCCGTGTTGTCGGCGGCGGGCGCGACCATGATCGGATTCGCGGTGCGGCCGGCCGAGTCGGCCGGCTACTGGGCGCGGATCGCCACCGGCAACTTCCCCGGCGAGCCCGATGCGCCCTATCAGGTGACCAACCAGTCGCTGCTGGCGATCGCCGTCCGCTTCCTGCGTACGCCCGAGCTGCCGCTGTGGCTGACGGTGCTGCTCGGCGGCGCGGTGGTGGCGCTGACGCTGCTGGCGGCGGTGGTCGTGGCGCGGGCGGGCGAGCCGATGCTGGCGCTGTTGCTGGTCGGGCTCGGGTCGACGGTCGCGGCGCCGATCTCCTGGACCCATGCCTACACCTGGCTGGCGCCGATCGCGGTGCTGGCGTTGCTGCGGCCGCTGCCCGGGTGGCTGCGGCTGCTCGCGGTCGGCTACTGGGGCTGGGCGACGTGGGAGCCGTTCCAGGACCTCAACGTCGATACCGAGGTGGGGCTGCGGCTGGGCGCCGGCGGTCAGCTCGCGACCGCCGTCGGCCCGCTGCTCGGCGTGGCGCTGCTGGCCGGCTGCTGGTGGTGGGCGCGTTCGCGTACCGCCTCCCGCACCCCGGCCCGGATCCGCTGACCGCAGATCTGCTGGCAGCAGATCGCGCCCCGCTCGGCGGTACGCCGGGGCAGGCTGGCGATCATGAACACGCACGATGATCAATTGACGGGTCGCCTGCTGGAGCAGCGGATCCTGGTGCTCGGCCAGGAGGTGGACGACGAGGTCGCCAACCGGCTGTGTGCGCAGTTGCTGCTGCTGTCGGCCGAGGATCCCGATTCCGACATCCGGCTCTACATCAACTCACCGGGCGGCTCGGTGACGGCGGGGCTGGCGATCTACGACACGATGACCCTGATCCCGAACGACGTCAGCACGCTCGGGATGGGCCTGGCCGCGAGCATGGGACAGTTCCTGCTGACCGCGGGTACGCCGGGCAAGCGCCACCTGCTGCCCCGCGCCCGGGTGTTGCTGCACCAGGGATCCGCCGGGTTCCGCGGTACGGCGATCGACATCGAGATCGCGGCGGACAATCTCGCGCACCTGAACCAGTTGATGCTCAGCCTGACGGCCGAGCACACCGGGCAGGAGGTCGCCCGGGTCACCGAGGATTCCTTGCGGGACAGGTGGTTCTCGGCGGAGGAGGCCGTCGCGTACGGCTTCGCCGATCACGTGATCACCCAGCTCGACTCGGTCGCCCCGCGGCAGCGGACGCAGCCGATCGGGATGGGGGTCTGAGATGGCCAGCTACTCGATTCCCTATGTGGTCGAGCAGACCAGCCGCGGCGAGCGGACCAGCGACATCTACAGCCGCCTGCTCAGCGACCGGATCGTCTACCTGGGCACGGAGATCGACGACGGCGTCGCGAACGTGATCATCGCCCAGTTGCTGCACCTGCAGTCCGTCGACTCCGACGCGCAGATCAACCTCTACATCAACTCCCCCGGCGGCTCGGCGACGGCGATGTTCGGGATCTACGACACCATCCGATTCCTGCGCCCGGCGGTGGCGACCTACTGCGTCGGGCAGGCCGCCTCCGCCGGGGCGGTGATCTTCGCTGCGGGCGAGCCCGGCCGGCGGCTCGTGCTGCCCCACGCGCGGATCCTGTTGCACCCGCCGTCGATGGAGAGCCAGGGCACCCTGCCGGACCTGGCGGTGCAGGCCGCGGAGATCACCCGGCTGCGCAATCTGCAGGACGAGGTGCTGGCGTACCACACCGGGCGCAGCGTGCCCGAGTTGCAGCGCGACATCCAACGCGACCGGGTGTTCACCGCCACCGAGGCGGTGGAGTACGGGCTCGCCGACGAGATCGTCTCGTTGCCGGCCGGGTGATCAGCCCCGATCGCCCGCGAACTGCTTGATCGTCGCGTCGACGAAGGCCGGGATGTCGTCGGGATTGCGCGAGGTGATCAACGGCGCGGCGCTGTCGTCGATCTTGACCTGCTCGTCCACCCAGGTGCCGCCGGCGTTGCGGATGTCGGTCTGCAGCGACGGGTAGGAGGTCAGCGTGCGCCCCTCGACCAGCCCCGCGTCGACCAGCAGCCACGGGCCGTGACAGATCGCCGCGATCGGGCGGCCGGCCTGCGCGGCGGCACGCACGAAGTTGCGGGCATCGTCGTCGGTCCGCAGCGTGTCGGCGTTCACCGTGCCGCCGGGGATGATCACGCCGTCGTACTCGCCCGGATCGGCATCGGCGATGGTCCCGTCGACCGGATAGTCCTCGGCCGGGTCGAGATCGTTGTTGACGGTGGACGCCTTGCCGCCGTCCGGGGAAAGCAGGACGGGCTTGCCGCCCGCGTCCTTGATGGCCTGCCACGGCCCGGTGAGCTCGGGTTGTTCGATCCCCTTGCCGGAGACCAGAAAAGCGATGGTGCGTCCGTCGAGTGTTGCTGTCGTCATGCGTACTGCTCCTCTCGTTCGGTCAGGCTGCCAACATAAACTGCCCCTGGGCGCGGGCCTCGGCGCGCGGCGCCGCGATCTCGCCGGCCGGCCGCCGCGTCAGCGTCTCGGCGACGCTGGAGGTGAGATCGACCAGGCCGATGCCGAGCGCCCCGGAAACCGCGCCGAGCATCTCCGAGGACGGCTCCTTGCGACCGCGCTCGATCTCGGACAGGTACGCCACCGAGACCCCGGCCGCGTCGGCGACATCGGCCAGCGTACGACCGGCATCCGTGCGTCGGCGCCGCAGCTCGGCCCCGGCGGCCTCGCGCCACAGCGGTTCGGGATCTTGGTGCGCGCCGTTGTCCTCGCTCATGCCTCCGAGTCTAGGCCGGGCGCCGAACGGGCGCGGATGACGTGCAGGATGCGGTGCTGCCAGCCCGGCACCGTCCGCGCCGCGATCTCGACGAAGCCCGTCGCCGCCATCGCTCGGCACAGGTCGGGGACGGAGGCGAAACCGGTGACCGAGGAGTCCTCGGCGACGAACGGGGAGCCCGGTCGCAGCGCCGCGCGGATCGCCGCGAGCGTCGCGGGCAGGTCGGTGACATTGCGCAGCAGGTAGCAGGC harbors:
- a CDS encoding M13-type metalloendopeptidase, with product MTSELLAHTDEATRPQDDLYRHVNGAWLQTATIPDDKPGTGAFIELRDNAEEAVRDIITSLGDPGDQTGTPQRRIASLYASFVDTDTVAERGAEPLAPLLATADEITDATSLAHWMGWATRRGIRTLVGMSVDADPGDPQQVILFLGQSGIGLPDEEYYRDDTYAEIREAYTAHLGRMFELIGSDDPAGEAARVLELETAIAALHWDKVRTRDLRQMYNPQTRDELAAASPGLDWAQLLAGAELDDAVLARVVNAQPSYFAGLGELLAATPAQTWRAWARWQTASAFAGYLDDRFVAEDFAFYGTTLSGTPTLKERWKRGVDLVEASIGEDVGKLYVDKHFSPAAKDRMDELVANLIEAYRQSISELDWMTEDTRAEALRKLDRFRPKIGYPVKWKDYSTLDLRADDLVGNVLAVASWQLDDQLDKLTRPTDPDEWFMTPQTVNAYYHPLRNEIVFPAAILQPPFFDPEADDALNYGGIGAVIGHEIGHGFDDQGSTCDGDGALRNWWTDADRAAFEERTAALVGQYAELSPEGADGRPVNGELTIGENIGDLGGLSIAHKAWRLSGADPDAEIDGVPAGRRLFLNWAAVWRSKMRPEAVKQRLATDPHSPPEFRANQTVRNVDAFHEAFGTDGDDELWLPPDRRVKIW
- a CDS encoding glycosyltransferase 87 family protein; translated protein: MTRAPGRWRWLLWPLPLIAGAYEASRADGASWTPWRGAMVDLQAIIGASGRLLSGEDLYGGGGVPFSMPPAMALFGIPFAIAGPEAAQLLWVLITAGLVAALLVAPLLAYRSPALARSAWVPLLAALLITLAVPIRDNFRLGQVTVLITCLLIADLVRPRPGPRLPRGVLTGIAAALAVFPVVVVILQLASPRHRRAGLFGATTAIGITLLAWLAAPVSSLRYWSATLAGRHLAEGNAYERETNGSLPAVLARGLGEQPTTTVLGTVLALVVLAAALAAGLALCRSGRHLAGMLTAGLGGVVIMPLAFPQAWVIALPLAAIMLVRCGPWLWQLAAAVLGLWACVQPASRVGGELVAAGSLLLTLAWFAVVIAGAAAQRAGMPR
- a CDS encoding glycosyltransferase 87 family protein, translating into MTATVDRVRRLRFPTAFVVALPWPFLAALALSGGWPWNPMAVDLDVYRRTAEDLLAGTPLYAEDPGDLPMTYPPFAAIAALPLLITDAETGYLTWPLLNAALAVAVFARIGLRGWRAPIAAAAVIMLGGPYDQVVFLGQVGVVLMAMCILDLAPGPTLVSRIWPGRERLLPRGVLTGLAVAIKMTPALFIVALVLFGRRRPALVATITAAVATGVAALVRPADSLLYWGNLASGDLPQETDSMYRLTNQSLGAVVVRFGGDAAWQTAALVACAIAGVAVLVAATAIARRGELTFALLLVGLGTSLASPVAWTHTFTWLAPLAVVALLRPAPLGVRLLAVGYWGWATLEPFKSIDAGGDAALDLTGLQQLVVATGPLLALALCAATLDWAHERASDEPVP
- a CDS encoding glycosyltransferase 87 family protein, with product MTPRVRRRELAAVLLALPWPFLAALLHAGGWPWLLQQVDLDVYLAAADRLAAGQPLYFDPPGRLPMIYPPFAAVLTLPLAAAGPGAAYLIWPLLNAALAAAVFARIGLRAAPALIVAAVAIALGGPLAQVFFLGQVGIFLMALCVLDLAPGPTLLARAGRWLPFGVPDRLLPAGVLTGVAAAIKLTPALFVVALVLVGRRRPALVAVLSAAGATMIGFAVRPAESAGYWARIATGNFPGEPDAPYQVTNQSLLAIAVRFLRTPELPLWLTVLLGGAVVALTLLAAVVVARAGEPMLALLLVGLGSTVAAPISWTHAYTWLAPIAVLALLRPLPGWLRLLAVGYWGWATWEPFQDLNVDTEVGLRLGAGGQLATAVGPLLGVALLAGCWWWARSRTASRTPARIR
- a CDS encoding ClpP family protease, translated to MNTHDDQLTGRLLEQRILVLGQEVDDEVANRLCAQLLLLSAEDPDSDIRLYINSPGGSVTAGLAIYDTMTLIPNDVSTLGMGLAASMGQFLLTAGTPGKRHLLPRARVLLHQGSAGFRGTAIDIEIAADNLAHLNQLMLSLTAEHTGQEVARVTEDSLRDRWFSAEEAVAYGFADHVITQLDSVAPRQRTQPIGMGV
- a CDS encoding ClpP family protease; the encoded protein is MASYSIPYVVEQTSRGERTSDIYSRLLSDRIVYLGTEIDDGVANVIIAQLLHLQSVDSDAQINLYINSPGGSATAMFGIYDTIRFLRPAVATYCVGQAASAGAVIFAAGEPGRRLVLPHARILLHPPSMESQGTLPDLAVQAAEITRLRNLQDEVLAYHTGRSVPELQRDIQRDRVFTATEAVEYGLADEIVSLPAG
- a CDS encoding type 1 glutamine amidotransferase domain-containing protein, with protein sequence MTTATLDGRTIAFLVSGKGIEQPELTGPWQAIKDAGGKPVLLSPDGGKASTVNNDLDPAEDYPVDGTIADADPGEYDGVIIPGGTVNADTLRTDDDARNFVRAAAQAGRPIAAICHGPWLLVDAGLVEGRTLTSYPSLQTDIRNAGGTWVDEQVKIDDSAAPLITSRNPDDIPAFVDATIKQFAGDRG
- a CDS encoding helix-turn-helix domain-containing protein — translated: MSEDNGAHQDPEPLWREAAGAELRRRRTDAGRTLADVADAAGVSVAYLSEIERGRKEPSSEMLGAVSGALGIGLVDLTSSVAETLTRRPAGEIAAPRAEARAQGQFMLAA